The DNA window TAGAAAAATTCCCATCTGCTCAGTTGCTTACTCTGCGAGCACTTTGCAATTAGCGGCAGATTTAAGATGCCTTAGCGAGATTTTACATCAAGCTAACATTTATGCCAGACTGTCTCAAGCGATTGAGCCAAGAAACCAAACCCTTTTCCGCTGGGAACGGTTATGAGAGAGGCGCAATAAGCTGCTAGATCGCTCTTTTCATCTGCATATGCCACCAGTGGGGTACCGGGTATAATATAGCTTTGGATGTTTGTGATAAATTCCTTTGCCTGTTGGCCATCAAGGCTTTGCCCTGCCACAATGGCATGTGGCGATTTAACTTTGCACGCCTTGCAGGCAGCTTCATGTTCCCCGACAGCAATAACTTTTGCTCCTCGTTTGGTCAGCATTCTGGAAACGAGGGTGCGTGTCATCTCATCTGGCTCAAGGTACACAATCACTCGCCCTTCCAGGGGCATTTTTTGCTGGGTAAACTCTTTCATGCTTTGTCACTCCACTCAATTTATACCACTTGCAAGTTGCTTCCCACTGCCCTTGTGGTGTATTGGCTGTACAGGCTGCTGGAAACCTCTATCTGCGGTTATTGTTCATCACTGCAGTGCACGCCGTGTGCCCCCCTGATTCTCAGAGATTAATCGTCTTGGTTGCAAAGTAATTCTACACCTGCTCTAGTGTAACATATTCATTCAAATTTACCACGTTATGCTCTTTGTATGTATATTTTTTGCATGCAAATACTCTCTGGAAATTCGTTTTTCGCGCAGACGGAGGAACAAACAGCCAGAACCTGAGATGGAACACACTGTTTATTCCCACAATCTACACATCTCTGTCTCCTTCACATGGCAAAGTAGTCCTGGGTCCCCCGTTGATCCATGGCCTGGGCGATGCGCTTTATGCCTTGCATGTACGCTGCCTGACGCAGGGTGCATTTTTGTGCTTCTGCCAGTTCGAAGCAGTTACGGGCTTCCCGTTCCATTCGCTGCAGGAGTCGTTTTTCCACTGCGATTTCATCCCAGTACTCTCCGATGCGGTTTTGTACCCACTCAAGGTGACTGACGGTTACCCCTCCTGCATTGACCAGCACGTCAGGCAGAATAGTTGTGCCATGCTCAAGCAAAATTTCTTCGGCTTTGGTGGTAACGGGGCCATTGGCGATTTCCAGTATGAGTGGTGCCTTTACTCTGCAGGCGTTGTCGGTGGTAATAGCATTTTCCATGGCGGCCAGCACCATGATATCAACAGGTAGTTCAAGCAGTTGTTCTTTGCTGAGCACTTCTACGGCTTCCGTTTCGCAGACGGGGGTGGTGCAGTATATGGACTCGCCAAGCTTGCGCTTTTGTTGTTTTTGATCCCAAACAGTTTGTGGATCGATCCCGCTGGCGGAGTATATGGCGTTGTGGGAATCGGAGATTGCTACAACGCCATATCCCATCTCATGGGCGCGGCGGGCGAAGTAGTAGCCGGCGTTACCGAAGCCCTGTACGGCTACGGTAGTCTGCTGGGGCTTTTTGGCGTGGCGTTGGCACCATTGGTTGAGTACTTGCAAGGCGCCGTAGCCAGTGGCACTGGTTCGGCCGTGTGAACCGCCCAACCCCAGGGGTTTGCCAGTGATGACAGCCGGGGCCTGGCGGCGCTGAATCTGAGCGTATTCATCGGCCATCCAGCCCATTATAAGTGGATTGGTGTTAAGGTCGGGTGCAGGAATATCCCGCTCTGGTCCAATGATATCGCAAATTGAGCGGATATAGCCCCGGGAGAGGCGCTCCAGCTCCAACCGCGAGAGGGTTTTGGGGTCGACGCAAATGCCTCCTTTGGCTCCTCCAAAGGGGAGATTCATAACGGCACACTTGATAGTCATCCAGAAGCTCAGGTTACTTACTCCGCTACTGCATACGCTGGGATGAAAGCGAATACCGCCCTTGGTGGGCCCCCGGGTGTCATCGTACTGCACACGCCAGGCAGAAAAAAATTGGAGTGAGCCGTCGTCACGGCGCAGAGGTATGTGGGTGTGTATTGTCAATTTGGGCTGGCTCAGGCGACGTTGCGTGTCCGGTGATATGGAAAGGGTTTCGTAGATGCCTTGTAACCAAAGTTGAATTTCTTGATGGGTCTGTGAGGGGTCAATCATAAGAGCTCCGTTTTTTACGTGGTTGTGTTGGGGCTACGCTTTTTTATGGATGCTGGTATGCGAGTTTCGCAGGGTACGGCGGTTTGACACAGACCACAGCCTGGCTGGTCGACGCCGTAGGTTTCGCTGAGTTCCTGCTGTACGGTGTTATAGACGTACTGATTGCAAATAAGCTTGTCGTGGCCTTGAGGTGAAAGGGCTTCGACTGGGCAACGCCGGATGCAAAGGCCGCAGGTTCCTTCCCGGTACCACAGGCAGTTTTCTCGGTAGTCCTTCGCGGTGCGGGGAGTTGGGGGAAGGCTGAGGCTGGTTACGACGCTGCCGACGCGATGGGCTATGCCGACAGGCGTAATGAGTCCGTCATTCAGGCTGAAGGTTCCCAGGCCCGCCGTATAGGCAATGTGGCGTTCTGACCAGCGCGATGAAGGGCCCTGGTCGGGAATTTCCACCCATTGCCAAAGCTCCGAGAGCTGAGGAGCCACGGCTTGGTATCCTTGTTTTTCCAGCCAGCTCACCATGTGTCTGCGCAGCTCATTGTTAAAGGACTCGCCATGGCCTCTTGTATGCGCCCATGCTTGCGATGGCCAGCGGTTTTGCCGGCGATTACTCATGCGGGTTGGCTTTACAATCGGCAGCACCCAACTGATAACCGTAGTAGCCTGGGGGAGTAGTTCACGGGGAGTCAAATGGAAGTCGCCAATAATTTGTTTGAAGTTGGCGAACAGGGGGTCGTCAGCTGCAGCGAATCCCACCAGTGGTGCGTCAAAGTATGGTGTTTCACGATCCTGGTGGAGGTTGTAGGGGCTGTGAGAGACGTAGTAGGAAATAGCTTCGATGACGGTGTTTTGCACTGGATGCCTCCCGTCGCGCGTTATGTGTTGGCAGAGCTGGTAACATTTAGTGTCAACCCTAACACAAAACAAGGGAGTCAGAAAGAAATCAAAGGGCTTCCCAGATGGCCTCCATGGCTTCGGCAGCTCCCAAGGGTATGTGATGGTCCACTAAATGGGATAGTGAAGTATGGGCAGGGTTGATCTCGGCGGTTTTCTTCCCCTGTCGACGAGCTTTGATGACCGGTTCGCTGATGTAGGGGAAAAGATTGCTGGTGCCGATACTGATGACAAGATCAAACCCCAGGCGTTCCTGTTCACGCATGGTCATGATGGCTTCCATAGGGAGCATTTCGCCAAAAAAGACAACACCAGGACGGAGGATACCGTTTGTGCATTGGGGGCAGCGAGGTGGAATTGTCTGTAAATGCTGGTAGTCGATGACCTTCTCATGGAACGTACAGTCCATGCAGCGCAAATGGTGCATATTGCCGTGAAGCTCTACCACATTGCGACTACCAGCGCTGCTGTGAAAACCATCTACATTCTGGGTGAATATCCAGGTATCCGGTTTGTTGTCTTCTATACGGGCCAGGATTTGGTGGGCGGCATTATAGGTGGCATTCCGTCCTGCTTCCTCTATGCGCATCAGGTATTTCCAGGTCACCTCGGGACGGGACTCCAGTACTGCCCCGGCCAGGGCCTGCTCGATGGGTATGCCGTCTTCGGTTTCGTTGTCGTTGTAGAGGCCGCCCACTCCACGGTAGGTGGGCAGCCCGGAATCGGCAGAAATTCCGGCGCCGGTAATAAAGAGAATGCGGCTGCTGTCGCGAATGTGACCGGCTACGGCTTCAATATGCTGTTTGGTCTGGGGGGCCATGGTCATACTTGCTCCACGTCACTTTGCCTGGAATACTAAAAGATTCCCATCC is part of the Desulfurispira natronophila genome and encodes:
- a CDS encoding Glu/Leu/Phe/Val family dehydrogenase — protein: MIDPSQTHQEIQLWLQGIYETLSISPDTQRRLSQPKLTIHTHIPLRRDDGSLQFFSAWRVQYDDTRGPTKGGIRFHPSVCSSGVSNLSFWMTIKCAVMNLPFGGAKGGICVDPKTLSRLELERLSRGYIRSICDIIGPERDIPAPDLNTNPLIMGWMADEYAQIQRRQAPAVITGKPLGLGGSHGRTSATGYGALQVLNQWCQRHAKKPQQTTVAVQGFGNAGYYFARRAHEMGYGVVAISDSHNAIYSASGIDPQTVWDQKQQKRKLGESIYCTTPVCETEAVEVLSKEQLLELPVDIMVLAAMENAITTDNACRVKAPLILEIANGPVTTKAEEILLEHGTTILPDVLVNAGGVTVSHLEWVQNRIGEYWDEIAVEKRLLQRMEREARNCFELAEAQKCTLRQAAYMQGIKRIAQAMDQRGTQDYFAM
- a CDS encoding epoxyqueuosine reductase, yielding MQNTVIEAISYYVSHSPYNLHQDRETPYFDAPLVGFAAADDPLFANFKQIIGDFHLTPRELLPQATTVISWVLPIVKPTRMSNRRQNRWPSQAWAHTRGHGESFNNELRRHMVSWLEKQGYQAVAPQLSELWQWVEIPDQGPSSRWSERHIAYTAGLGTFSLNDGLITPVGIAHRVGSVVTSLSLPPTPRTAKDYRENCLWYREGTCGLCIRRCPVEALSPQGHDKLICNQYVYNTVQQELSETYGVDQPGCGLCQTAVPCETRIPASIKKRSPNTTT
- a CDS encoding SIR2 family NAD-dependent protein deacylase; translation: MTMAPQTKQHIEAVAGHIRDSSRILFITGAGISADSGLPTYRGVGGLYNDNETEDGIPIEQALAGAVLESRPEVTWKYLMRIEEAGRNATYNAAHQILARIEDNKPDTWIFTQNVDGFHSSAGSRNVVELHGNMHHLRCMDCTFHEKVIDYQHLQTIPPRCPQCTNGILRPGVVFFGEMLPMEAIMTMREQERLGFDLVISIGTSNLFPYISEPVIKARRQGKKTAEINPAHTSLSHLVDHHIPLGAAEAMEAIWEAL